One stretch of Chryseobacterium fluminis DNA includes these proteins:
- a CDS encoding Ntn hydrolase family protein, whose amino-acid sequence MKNFPSILFSLILSTVLWGEYHACEEVLYKGPGHMIITAPSMQWSDRILADPWILPEGTERLTTVHIFNSEAFGDHSVFEYISRKPVIHLSPEYTVAIHSPTFNEQPAFNNDWKGIPGT is encoded by the coding sequence ATGAAAAATTTCCCATCGATTCTTTTTTCTCTTATTTTATCCACCGTACTCTGGGGTGAATATCACGCCTGCGAAGAAGTGCTCTACAAGGGACCTGGACACATGATCATCACTGCTCCCTCTATGCAATGGTCTGACAGGATCCTTGCTGATCCCTGGATTCTACCTGAAGGAACCGAAAGATTGACCACGGTCCATATTTTTAATTCGGAGGCTTTCGGTGACCATTCCGTTTTTGAATATATCAGTAGAAAACCAGTTATTCATCTTTCTCCGGAATATACCGTGGCAATCCATTCTCCGACCTTTAATGAACAGCCGGCTTTCAATAATGATTG